CCTTTATGAgaattctttcttttcactTTCATTTCGTTAATTTATGATTACAAGAACTATTCTCTGTGATTAAATCGCTTGGCAAATAGCAATACACGTAGGACTGCCAGGCAATTTCATGGTCTATCTAGTAATCAAACTATTACAAACATTTTACTCTATTAGCCATAAATAGTACTCCACAATAAATGAAGGATAGCAACTTACCTTCATGTGtaatatattgtattattacATTTACACTACAGCTGTTTTTAAGATTTATCCAAGGGAGAAAGGTATGATCATATTCGCAACAAAAATCAGAGATTTCGTTGATAAATGTTTCTTTTCCAGGCTATCGTCGAACCTTTCGAGCATAGCCATCTTCGATGCAGTATGTAGGAACAGTTACTTAAATCTGCCTTGGTCAAAGaatgtttctttttccaGCTATCTGcgatattcaaaaattcttgACGCTTCTTCATGTTTCTCATAAATGGAAGCCCGCGCGTCAGCAATGTCTTGAGCAGTAGTACTTCAActtatttcaaaatgtaTGCCTCTAAACTGGCGTTTCAgagaaaaaagaacaatttCAGAATTCATTAAAGTTTCGATATTATTTCAGATCATCAAAGAATCTGATTCCTGCATATAATTCAttagatatttatatttcaagtATTGATTTTGGAATATTTCAGAGCTGTATGGTATTCTCTTAGTTTAAATGTTAAAAGTGCagtgaatattttattccTAATGTCTATATTGTCGCTATACGTCTTTAATTAACAAGTTACAACTTTCATTATTTAGAGTTTACTTAATATATCAGTATGAATTATTCTTATTCCCatcttaatttttttgtacATTTCGTTTTTAGAATTTTTTCCTTCTgattatcatcatttttagaGTTATTGTCCTTTGATTCATATTTGAATCCTTGAATTAAAGCTTCATCTGGTTCGTTatcatcgtcatcatcaCAGTCAATATCACCTACAATGGTACTGATATCATCATGTACTAACCTATCAGAACCattgaatttgattaaaCAAGCTCTTTTAAAgttcttatatttttttttaatttctgaGTTTACTGgaattgtaattttttcGTGTGTGCTTGTTATTAATGGTAAAGTAAATGAAGATTGTGTGATAGAAGCATTAATTTCTGTAGCATATATTGTGGCATCATCTAGAGAACCTTTTGAAGATCCAACAAGAAGATTTAAATGATCCTTAGGAAGAACTAAAATAGACTTTTTTGGTTTACTATTTCTATGACATggtatttttctttgatgCTGTTCCTCTTCCTCTCGCTGTTGCTGTTCTTGCTGTAATtctttgttatttttagaGTGAGTACTTGAAGTATTTATCAATTCGATGAGGTTTAATGTTACATTTGAAATTTGtgaatcatttttcaattcaaaagCAGGAGTAACAAATGGTGAAGTCAAGTTATCAGAAAATGGACTTGATAGTCTTGAATCAGTAGAGCtaaaaatttcttcttccCCATCTGTTTCGAAACTGTCGTCTTcaacatttaaatattgagGTACTGATGATGAGTTATTGGATATTGTCACATATTTATGTTGTTTAGACGTCGATGGTGAGCATTTATCAGATAGTCTTAAGTTTAGTTCTCGAagtctattttttttagaAGGTTTCTTTGGTGgcaaattttttgaaattttattttgtggAGGAGTAGACAGTATTGAACATaccatttttaatgttacTATATATTTGTGTGAAAATGGCACAATATACTTGTTTGATATTGagatattaatttaatgaacaaataagcaagtatattaaaatatgcTATTATCTTGCAAACCCGAAACTTAAAGTGCAATATGTTATgaaattgttattttttacCTTAAATAGTTACTAAATATCAGtttgtttatatacatatataatttaaataaattatagAATCTAtgttttgatttattaggTGGTTTTTGTAAGTGTCTTGATAGTTCGCTACAGATAGCctgtttcaaaaaattcGTACAActtcatattattttgattccTGAACTACTTATGTCATCAATTATTGTGTGTTTCTAGTCCAAAGTTGAAGATGGATGCTATGGTACAAAGCTAGACTATAGAAACCGAAAACATACAATTGCTGAGCAATTTTCTAGCAAATAAGAAAACCAAAACCTCAAGAGAGCAGGAAAAGCTCACCAAAAATGCTACAGGCGAGCCATGTCTAACTGTTTCAAGGCATAATCTAGTTCGTTTCTAATAGATTCTCAGTCTGCAGCAATGTGTAGATATCTGTGTAAACCACAAAATACTCTCAAGAGGAACAGCTATCGTTGAAAAACGGCCAGAACGAGACTATTTGCAATTGATAGTCATAAATGTGCATCCGTTTACtaacaaatatttaatgaatcGATCCTAAATAGGATTGAAAAGAGATTTCGAAGCCTTTTCGTCATCACTGTTATGCATTTTAATGTGCGATGTGTATGTATTTTATGTCGAATAGTAAAAGCACACATAACATAAAAATTGCTACTAACAATCGGTGCAGTTTTCCATCATTCTTAGATGTCGAGAAATACATATCCCAATTTCAACATATCACTACCTAAAGAAATTAAGCTTCGATTGAAGTTTCGTTCCACTTTAAGCAATGTATAAACAAAACCAGATCATTTTATTTCGAGACTCCTTTACCTTGTGTGTATATCTTGGAAGATAACTTAATTGTTTCTTCCTGTCGATACTTCACCTAATTAGTAAatgtataaatattaaaactatCTTATTTTTTCGTTTCgtttaattatatactggagataaatcatttattagAGTAACGACCGGAGTGGACAGTCCgaaatttttgtaaaaaaCCGATTGCTTTCGgattttttgtttttttggTATTGGAAGAAACATGAGTTTACGAAAAACTCTTTTAGGAACTGAGAAGGACTGATAGTATACGTAAAAGGAAATAACAGGAAACGATCAATTAAAAGTTGCTGAATAGTGAAAAAGTAACTTCATATGGCCATTAATGCATTCATTGTACAGTAGAAGAGAACTTCGTTAAATGTAAATATGtgaaatttttgttttttcatttaatttggGTCATTAACTCATTTTCCTGTTTCTAAATACGGTGACAATCTCTACATGGTGTACTAAAATAGATATTTACATTGTCTGTTTTTGTATTAATAGAAACCAAGATGCATTATCGAAACAGTTAATTAGCCTGTCGCTCGTGTGTAATGAGTGTGTCCCAATCGGGatcattttttgtaaaaacaataaacacatacacatacaGGGTGGTGTTCTATGGAGAAGTAGCTTCGCTACAGtcttgaaaatataaaatgttGCATTAAATATACTATAGCGTACCTATAAACTTCGTTCAGGTGATCCGTTACATAACATCATATAGGATATACTTGGAGAAATGAGCACATGTATTCTGAGGCATCGAAACGGATGTTATTAGTGAACCTCCTTTAAAACATATGTggtgttttattattcGATTAACTTACTGTAGAGGATACCTTGTTATGTCACGGGCGATGGTTTTGAAAGTAATGATAACCATATGGATCGGATTAACATCCTTTTTTATATCTTAGtaattctattttatttttcaaaagcAGAAAATGTCACTTGACCGGACCTCATATTAATTATTCCTaaaaaaagtaataatCAACGTCGCACATTTTAGAAAAGTGACACAAAGTATACACTGGCAAAACtttgtaattattattgttttatttaatttgtaACAACTGTATTCTAACCTATAAATATGTCTGTCAATGATGGTAACAATAAGTtatgtttttaattatCACTTTTGTTTAGAATTTTATAATGTTCTACTCTCTTTTACATACTACCCTAGGAGCAATCGCATAGTAACCAAGAAGTTACCAgttgatttatatttacttataTCTCTAgttctattatttttttgctaattaatcaattttttgtCTTTTAACATGAGTTCTAACAAAGTTAATGCAGTATCAGATATTGTGGATGTTAAATTCAGTAATGGTGAAAATTTTGTAAGCActattaatgataaagttGCAAAGCATaagaaagatattaaaCATCTAAAGACAATTGATCATATTCAAAAGTATCCTTTAGTGCAACAAACGGAGACGgctttgaataatattttagtcTCAAGAATAGTTATAGAAAAAACATTACCTGTTGCagaatatataattcattCAAGACCAGTCGAGTTCTTCTCACCAGCACTAATTGTTCCTGATACAATTGCAAATACCTCCCTTAACGTTACGGAAAAAATAGTCCCCTCTATAAAGACAAAGACATATCAAAGGTTAGGTGAGGAGGCCATGATACCTTGTGTATTTGTTCGTAAGGTTAATGACTCAACAATTCAGTTTATCGATAACAAAATTACCGACCCTAACCATCAAGCAATAAAGAGATGGAGAGTATATTACAACCAATACGTGAATACTAACAACAAACCATTGATAAGAGGCACGTTTGATCCATTGTTTagtaaattaaataagCATTTAGAAAAAAGTTGGACTAAAGCActagaaaatgataatttcattaataagAACAGCTACTGTTGTGAATTTGACAAATCCATTGTACttacaattaatattattgcTCAAAAGACTAAAgatgttaataataaaatattgagttatccaaaaaatgaaattaactATGTGAAAAAGGTCAATAACACAACTATTCAAAAGTTAGAGGAAGagaataatttttctttaggAAATGTCTTCAAAGTATTGAAAGAAACAG
The window above is part of the Tetrapisispora phaffii CBS 4417 chromosome 7, complete genome genome. Proteins encoded here:
- the TPHA0G01120 gene encoding uncharacterized protein (similar to Saccharomyces cerevisiae SFG1 (YOR315W); ancestral locus Anc_8.791), coding for MVCSILSTPPQNKISKNLPPKKPSKKNRLRELNLRLSDKCSPSTSKQHKYVTISNNSSSVPQYLNVEDDSFETDGEEEIFSSTDSRLSSPFSDNLTSPFVTPAFELKNDSQISNVTLNLIELINTSSTHSKNNKELQQEQQQREEEEQHQRKIPCHRNSKPKKSILVLPKDHLNLLVGSSKGSLDDATIYATEINASITQSSFTLPLITSTHEKITIPVNSEIKKKYKNFKRACLIKFNGSDRLVHDDISTIVGDIDCDDDDDNEPDEALIQGFKYESKDNNSKNDDNQKEKILKTKCTKKLRWE
- the SPS4 gene encoding Sps4p (similar to Saccharomyces cerevisiae SPS4 (YOR313C); ancestral locus Anc_8.790), whose protein sequence is MSSNKVNAVSDIVDVKFSNGENFVSTINDKVAKHKKDIKHLKTIDHIQKYPLVQQTETALNNILVSRIVIEKTLPVAEYIIHSRPVEFFSPALIVPDTIANTSLNVTEKIVPSIKTKTYQRLGEEAMIPCVFVRKVNDSTIQFIDNKITDPNHQAIKRWRVYYNQYVNTNNKPLIRGTFDPLFSKLNKHLEKSWTKALENDNFINKNSYCCEFDKSIVLTINIIAQKTKDVNNKILSYPKNEINYVKKVNNTTIQKLEEENNFSLGNVFKVLKETVKTK